From a region of the Deltaproteobacteria bacterium genome:
- a CDS encoding SOS response-associated peptidase: MCGRVTITRPQKILEKFAVDFQDCSLPKPRYNVCPSQMLPIVIESKGKRHLVEAKWGVIPRWAKDKKGYPSLINARVETVHTKSIFRPALEHRRCLVPVDGFYEWKHSGRSKQAFYIFLKDRDLFGLAGLYEEPIGEDTPRSFCILTTVANEFMQSIHDRMPVILPAECDHSWLDASSKDISALHDFLTSLPDETLDGHAVSPYVNSPLNEGEQCIQDSCRG; the protein is encoded by the coding sequence ATGTGTGGAAGAGTCACAATAACGCGGCCCCAAAAAATTCTGGAGAAGTTTGCCGTCGATTTTCAGGATTGTTCACTACCTAAACCAAGATACAATGTCTGTCCCAGTCAAATGCTTCCCATAGTTATTGAATCTAAGGGAAAGCGCCATTTGGTCGAGGCAAAATGGGGAGTGATTCCGCGCTGGGCCAAGGACAAAAAGGGCTACCCTTCGTTAATCAATGCGCGGGTTGAGACAGTGCATACTAAATCGATATTTCGCCCTGCATTGGAGCACCGGCGCTGTCTAGTGCCAGTAGACGGTTTTTACGAGTGGAAGCATAGCGGCCGAAGCAAACAGGCTTTCTACATCTTCTTGAAAGATCGCGATCTTTTTGGCTTGGCTGGATTATACGAGGAGCCGATTGGCGAAGATACTCCTAGGTCCTTTTGCATCCTAACCACTGTTGCTAACGAATTCATGCAAAGCATCCACGATCGCATGCCCGTTATTTTGCCTGCTGAATGCGACCACTCTTGGCTAGATGCTAGCTCAAAAGACATCTCGGCCTTGCATGATTTTTTAACCTCATTGCCAGATGAAACGCTAGATGGCCATGCGGTATCGCCTTACGTAAATTCCCCGCTTAACGAGGGGGAGCAGTGCATCCAAGACAGTTGCCGCGGATAG